The following coding sequences are from one Bacteroidales bacterium window:
- a CDS encoding C25 family cysteine peptidase yields MKKFLLSMVLVLVSLGVMQAQVLEKTYHFDQPQITTVDGYTTISFENTMPVGIAGEPMLPYHSVSLLLPPGTAAKDIVLLTGEKVTLEGAFMIYPMQHSRPVSEGASGTFVIDSRVYQSDAAYPASLHGHITTQYMNGHAVALCSFTPVEYIPETGQISYYKNITAQINATASEKSVAALQNLRSSSSIQSRLKALVQNEEAISTYPTTDSRSDDYQMLIITSSQFAAGFEELVEFYKPRGIKAQVAVTTDIYAQMTGVDNPEKIRNYIIQEYQQHGIEQVTMGGDVEHVPYRGLYCKVQSSTVYEDNDIPADLYFAALDGTWNDNGNNKWGEIGEDDLLPEIGIGRFSISNMTEFNALMNKTIQYQQNPVLGELEKPLLVGEWLYDTPETWGADYLELLIGNHDDNGYTTNGIPENQDIQTLYERDGSWSATTLKNKMNQGSSFLHHVGHANSNYAMKFYNSDITNNNFAPLDGTTHNYSLIFSHGCICGAFDDSDCIGEKMITIENLAVAVYMNSRYGWFNEGQTEGPAQHLNRELVDAFYDKREGRLGVAYTMARIETAPWVTAPGQHEEGALRWNFYDCNLLGDAAVSFWSAEPIEISATYQEALPIGIPSISITLTGNGNTEGLNCTFIKGDQVYGIAQTNAAGTAEIVFDEAITELGEATIYVAGYNCLLHEYPVMVIPNNGAYVVYSSSIINDAGGNNNGMADYNESILLTTELENVGTVLAENVVATLTSSDSFVTITDATQTYGNIAGQTKMNIADAFAFDIAGNIPDQHPIAFTLQAAGQETWSSNFNIVANAPHLKMLNFTVNDASGNNNGMLDPGETADLIITGINNGHAAAYDVTGLLTSSDQYITVNNTSAQSLGDLNAGDDAQVIFSVTVDDNVAPGHTSILNFEMEAMHGIEASDEIMIAFTDYCEATTTYQDEYISNVAFGTINKSSGWQGAVADYTDLTNIMEPGESQAITVTNGNAWSSDKVTVWVDWNANKELGDASNEIYVLTSVGGGATFQGNIAVPATAQAAQYRMRVRMTYSSAPEPCGSASYGEVEDYTIIVAGGPLAANVTCNPDEICQGEESQLMASVGGGSGIYTYTWTPAAGLSNPTIYNPVASPDETTVYTVAVSDGLEVITEQVTLTVHPLPETPFITLTLETLTSDAAEGNQWYDSQGIIAGATGQSHICTWEDVYHVVVTSQAGCVSDPSNSIHVVVSGIGEPGNTDRLVIAPNPFSEEVNITIALQQGTHYTLAIINALGQEVMAISQGSTATGSAEKFHISGNKLQHGIYFVRLTTNERVQMTKIIHTQN; encoded by the coding sequence ATGAAAAAATTTCTTCTCTCGATGGTACTTGTGCTGGTTTCACTTGGCGTGATGCAAGCACAGGTACTCGAAAAAACCTACCATTTCGACCAACCACAGATTACAACCGTTGATGGCTACACGACCATCAGTTTTGAAAACACTATGCCTGTTGGTATCGCCGGCGAGCCTATGTTGCCCTACCATTCGGTATCGCTGCTGCTGCCTCCCGGAACGGCTGCCAAAGATATTGTGCTGCTCACGGGCGAAAAGGTAACCCTTGAGGGTGCTTTCATGATTTATCCCATGCAGCATTCCCGTCCGGTGTCGGAAGGAGCCTCCGGAACTTTTGTTATCGACAGCCGGGTTTACCAATCCGACGCTGCTTATCCTGCCTCACTGCACGGCCACATTACCACCCAATACATGAATGGCCATGCTGTGGCATTGTGCTCTTTTACTCCGGTAGAGTACATTCCGGAAACGGGACAGATTTCTTATTATAAAAATATTACAGCTCAGATCAACGCCACTGCCAGTGAGAAATCGGTGGCAGCGCTGCAAAATCTTCGGAGCTCTTCATCTATTCAGTCGCGGCTGAAGGCTTTAGTTCAAAATGAGGAGGCCATTTCCACCTATCCAACTACCGATAGCCGCAGCGACGATTACCAAATGCTCATCATCACCTCCTCGCAGTTTGCAGCGGGTTTTGAAGAATTAGTCGAATTTTATAAGCCCCGTGGCATCAAAGCGCAAGTGGCTGTTACCACTGATATCTATGCGCAAATGACCGGCGTGGACAACCCGGAGAAGATTAGGAATTACATCATCCAGGAATATCAGCAGCATGGCATCGAGCAGGTGACGATGGGTGGCGACGTGGAGCACGTGCCTTACCGCGGATTGTATTGCAAAGTGCAGTCATCGACGGTTTATGAAGACAACGACATTCCTGCCGACCTTTATTTTGCTGCTTTGGACGGCACCTGGAACGACAACGGCAACAACAAATGGGGCGAGATTGGCGAAGACGACCTGCTGCCGGAAATCGGCATCGGACGTTTTTCGATTTCCAACATGACTGAATTCAACGCTTTGATGAACAAAACTATTCAGTACCAACAAAACCCTGTGTTGGGTGAACTTGAAAAGCCGCTTTTGGTTGGCGAATGGTTGTATGACACTCCTGAAACCTGGGGTGCGGATTATCTCGAATTACTCATCGGCAACCACGACGACAACGGCTATACCACCAACGGCATACCGGAAAATCAGGACATTCAAACACTTTATGAACGGGATGGCTCATGGTCGGCTACCACTTTGAAAAATAAAATGAACCAAGGCTCCTCTTTTCTTCACCACGTAGGTCATGCCAATAGCAACTACGCCATGAAGTTTTACAACAGCGACATCACCAACAACAACTTTGCACCGCTCGACGGAACCACGCACAACTATTCGCTCATCTTCTCGCATGGTTGTATTTGCGGCGCTTTCGACGACAGCGATTGCATCGGCGAAAAGATGATTACTATCGAGAATCTGGCGGTGGCTGTTTACATGAACTCGCGCTACGGCTGGTTTAACGAAGGCCAAACCGAAGGCCCCGCACAACACCTCAACCGCGAACTGGTGGATGCTTTTTATGATAAACGAGAAGGCCGGCTGGGTGTAGCTTACACGATGGCACGCATCGAAACGGCTCCCTGGGTGACGGCTCCCGGACAACACGAAGAAGGCGCGTTGCGCTGGAATTTCTACGACTGCAACCTGCTGGGCGACGCCGCTGTAAGTTTCTGGAGCGCCGAACCAATCGAAATTTCTGCCACTTATCAGGAAGCACTGCCCATTGGTATTCCCTCTATCAGTATCACCCTTACGGGGAATGGCAACACCGAAGGCCTCAATTGTACTTTTATAAAAGGTGATCAGGTGTATGGCATAGCGCAAACCAATGCTGCCGGTACCGCCGAAATAGTTTTTGACGAAGCCATCACCGAACTGGGCGAAGCTACGATTTACGTAGCCGGATACAACTGCCTTCTGCACGAATATCCCGTGATGGTGATTCCCAATAATGGGGCTTATGTGGTTTATTCCTCTTCAATAATCAACGATGCCGGTGGAAATAATAACGGAATGGCCGATTACAACGAAAGCATCCTGCTTACCACTGAGCTTGAAAATGTGGGCACCGTACTGGCCGAAAATGTCGTTGCAACACTCACCTCCTCCGATTCTTTTGTAACCATCACCGATGCTACTCAAACTTATGGAAACATCGCCGGACAAACCAAAATGAATATTGCTGATGCCTTTGCTTTTGATATCGCTGGTAATATTCCCGATCAGCATCCGATAGCTTTTACGCTGCAGGCTGCCGGACAGGAAACCTGGTCGTCGAACTTCAATATCGTGGCCAACGCGCCTCATCTAAAGATGTTGAACTTTACAGTAAATGATGCAAGCGGTAATAACAATGGCATGCTCGATCCGGGTGAGACGGCTGATCTTATCATCACCGGAATCAACAACGGACACGCTGCTGCTTACGATGTTACCGGACTTCTCACTTCCAGCGATCAGTACATCACCGTAAATAATACTTCTGCTCAAAGTTTGGGCGATTTGAATGCCGGTGATGATGCGCAGGTTATTTTTTCTGTTACGGTTGACGACAATGTTGCACCCGGTCATACATCGATTTTGAATTTTGAAATGGAAGCCATGCACGGTATTGAGGCATCCGATGAGATAATGATCGCCTTTACCGATTACTGCGAGGCTACCACCACCTACCAGGATGAATATATTTCCAATGTTGCATTTGGTACCATTAACAAATCAAGCGGATGGCAAGGAGCCGTTGCTGATTACACAGATCTAACCAATATCATGGAACCCGGCGAGTCGCAGGCAATTACCGTTACCAACGGAAACGCCTGGTCGAGCGATAAAGTTACGGTTTGGGTCGATTGGAATGCCAACAAAGAGCTGGGCGATGCAAGCAACGAAATCTATGTTTTGACAAGTGTTGGGGGTGGTGCAACTTTCCAGGGCAATATCGCTGTTCCGGCTACTGCACAGGCCGCGCAATACCGCATGCGCGTGAGGATGACTTACAGCTCCGCTCCTGAGCCCTGCGGTTCCGCATCGTATGGCGAAGTAGAAGATTACACCATCATTGTTGCAGGTGGCCCGCTGGCGGCGAATGTAACTTGTAATCCCGATGAGATATGCCAGGGCGAAGAATCCCAACTGATGGCTTCTGTCGGTGGCGGTTCAGGAATTTATACCTACACCTGGACTCCTGCAGCAGGATTGAGTAATCCCACAATTTATAACCCTGTGGCTTCGCCCGACGAAACCACCGTTTATACGGTCGCAGTTAGTGATGGCCTTGAAGTGATTACCGAACAAGTTACTTTAACGGTTCACCCGTTACCTGAAACACCTTTTATTACACTCACCCTCGAAACACTAACGTCTGATGCTGCTGAAGGCAACCAATGGTACGACAGCCAGGGTATTATTGCCGGAGCTACCGGACAATCCCATATTTGCACCTGGGAAGATGTGTATCACGTGGTGGTAACCAGCCAGGCTGGCTGTGTTTCCGATCCATCCAACAGCATTCATGTGGTGGTGAGCGGCATTGGTGAGCCAGGCAACACTGACCGGCTCGTTATCGCTCCCAATCCTTTTAGCGAAGAGGTGAACATTACTATAGCTTTGCAACAGGGAACCCACTACACATTGGCAATCATCAATGCGCTGGGGCAGGAAGTTATGGCAATTTCGCAAGGAAGCACCGCCACCGGAAGTGCAGAGAAATTCCACATCAGCGGCAATAAGTTGCAGCACGGAATTTATTTTGTAAGACTTACCACCAACGAGCGGGTGCAGATGACCAAGATTATCCACACGCAAAACTAA
- a CDS encoding C25 family cysteine peptidase translates to MTKKFMLFTFLLLAATGLYAQKSWVPFTSNEPAQTTIAVQQSDRAGLTLEITVPGMYRQQITEGEMVFDQLSLTSGATTLEVGLPELPMLGQMIGIPGNQKVSFKIIEQKIQTVEGYNVYPFQTPTTDNPGGHDHPFVMDQNFYNQNRIFPGVNVQMDAPQVWRDVKLTNLHVTPFSYNPSTQSLEVITHLVVAVEFEGTDNTMNFNPRMELSPKFYNMYKSAIPNFETLGYTLSLRESPGIKYLVITNDEAVDAVQPLVDWKNQMGHRAEVRTLEAGFNTPQQFKTYISELYETDGLEYVLMVGDAYPNGGSNGGPNIVPMYYWSPGGDPSYSDSWYTCLDGPNDHYADLAIGRFVYDANKLFELELQIEKTMTHYLTPDMSSNWGENTILIANKQDYPGKYTQCCNEIASFNYSIQTPIFEKAYGGEGYNNADVVEFINTTGSGIFNYRGHGSETELWDWTNSGPPHFTKSNVIQLNNLDQLFVFFDVCCDNMDIVGYSGECLCESFMKHPAASVAVHGAIIPSYTIPNHDYDKEMYKAIFHENITNIGYITNFANLTVLNVHGELGKSNVRTYLWLGDASIEPWTKQIGTLTVSHDAQLFLGMSEFTVTITGNGGSVENAMVCVSNEDQSVYAVGYSDASGVAIVAFDGPVIDPGHVNVTVSLHNYLPYQGIVPVIPQEGPYVVKDSYVINDIAGGNGNGLMDYAEQVMLSLSVKNVGIETAANVIVTISTEDEYITITNATANYGDIEPDGVATVTDGFAFDVAENLPDGHGVLLNVSASDGTDNWASTVVIPGHAPKLSLNGYSINDASGNNNGFLDPGETVEMTVNVINKGSADAYTVVASLLSTDPMLSVLSADPQEIGDLVPSATGLAVFTVSADPTIVPGYLGELLLTLNADFNIEQEDVVLIPFTDYCDASTSNQDEYISKVVLGEINNSSSWQGGVADYRDITTTLEPGVAEAITVTNGNAWSSDKVTVWIDWNMDKELGNNPEETYVLTSNGSGQTFTGNITPPADQQGGQYRMRVRMTYSTAPVPCGNSSYGEVEDYTVIIEQGMTANFNANNTEICQDLEVTFTDYSSGGIDEWYWEFEGGTPATSAEENPTVMYEEGGTFDVTLTITGAQGSSVITKPDYIHVIDKPDDAGDIFGSMQTCQGYEETFAVSEIEYADNYNWVLVPAEAGEVTATDNAITILISLEYEGDASLKVCGSNDCGEGAWSEDFVFSINTCVGIFDGQTSAQATIYPNPGEGLFTLELNGNDVVQLQVVNAIGEIVYKVSDVKVDGHLATDINLNGFAEGVYFLKIDGNTMHEFQKIVITR, encoded by the coding sequence ATGACCAAAAAATTTATGCTTTTTACATTCCTGTTGCTTGCAGCCACAGGACTATATGCTCAGAAAAGCTGGGTTCCATTCACCAGCAATGAGCCAGCCCAAACGACCATCGCTGTGCAGCAGTCGGACAGAGCCGGACTAACTCTGGAGATTACTGTGCCGGGCATGTACCGCCAGCAGATTACAGAGGGCGAAATGGTATTCGATCAGTTGTCGCTTACCTCCGGCGCCACCACTCTGGAGGTGGGATTGCCTGAGCTGCCTATGCTTGGTCAGATGATAGGCATTCCGGGAAACCAGAAAGTTTCTTTCAAAATTATCGAGCAGAAAATCCAAACTGTGGAAGGTTACAACGTGTATCCTTTCCAAACGCCAACCACCGACAACCCCGGTGGCCATGACCATCCGTTTGTGATGGATCAGAATTTTTATAATCAAAACCGTATTTTCCCGGGCGTGAATGTACAAATGGATGCCCCTCAGGTGTGGCGCGACGTAAAACTTACCAACCTGCACGTAACGCCATTTAGCTACAATCCATCCACACAATCGCTCGAAGTGATCACGCATCTGGTGGTAGCCGTTGAGTTTGAAGGAACGGACAACACGATGAATTTCAATCCGCGGATGGAACTTTCGCCCAAGTTTTACAACATGTACAAATCGGCGATTCCAAACTTTGAGACGCTGGGTTACACCCTGAGTCTGCGCGAATCCCCCGGCATCAAATATCTGGTGATTACCAATGATGAAGCTGTTGATGCCGTTCAGCCGCTGGTGGATTGGAAAAACCAAATGGGACATCGCGCAGAAGTGCGCACCCTGGAGGCGGGCTTTAATACGCCACAGCAATTCAAAACCTATATTTCCGAACTTTACGAAACCGACGGACTGGAATATGTGCTGATGGTGGGCGATGCCTATCCCAACGGCGGCAGCAACGGCGGCCCCAACATTGTACCGATGTACTACTGGAGCCCCGGCGGCGATCCTTCTTATTCCGACAGTTGGTACACCTGCCTCGACGGCCCCAACGACCACTATGCTGATCTGGCCATTGGCCGGTTTGTTTACGACGCTAACAAACTCTTTGAGCTGGAGCTGCAGATCGAAAAAACGATGACGCATTATCTTACTCCCGATATGTCGAGCAACTGGGGCGAAAACACAATTTTGATTGCAAACAAGCAAGATTATCCGGGAAAATACACACAGTGTTGCAACGAAATTGCCTCCTTCAATTATTCGATACAAACACCCATTTTCGAAAAAGCTTATGGTGGCGAAGGCTACAACAATGCCGATGTGGTAGAATTTATAAATACTACGGGCTCGGGTATTTTTAACTACCGGGGTCATGGTAGTGAAACCGAATTGTGGGACTGGACAAACTCGGGGCCTCCGCATTTCACAAAATCAAACGTTATACAACTTAACAATTTGGATCAGCTCTTCGTATTCTTCGATGTTTGCTGCGACAACATGGATATTGTGGGATATTCCGGTGAATGTCTTTGCGAATCATTTATGAAGCATCCAGCCGCATCTGTTGCCGTTCATGGTGCCATCATCCCATCTTACACCATTCCTAATCATGATTATGACAAGGAGATGTACAAAGCCATTTTTCATGAAAACATTACCAACATCGGCTATATCACCAACTTTGCCAACCTCACGGTGCTGAACGTACATGGTGAGCTTGGCAAATCGAATGTCCGTACCTATCTATGGTTGGGCGACGCCTCCATCGAACCCTGGACCAAGCAGATAGGAACACTTACTGTTTCACACGATGCACAACTTTTTCTGGGGATGAGCGAATTTACCGTCACCATTACCGGCAACGGCGGCTCTGTAGAAAACGCCATGGTGTGTGTTTCCAACGAAGATCAGTCGGTGTATGCTGTTGGCTATTCCGATGCTTCAGGAGTTGCTATTGTAGCTTTTGATGGTCCGGTAATCGATCCCGGCCACGTGAACGTTACCGTAAGTTTGCACAACTACCTGCCTTATCAGGGCATTGTTCCGGTAATTCCGCAGGAAGGGCCTTACGTTGTTAAAGACAGCTATGTTATTAATGACATTGCTGGTGGCAATGGCAACGGCCTGATGGACTATGCCGAGCAGGTGATGCTTTCGCTAAGCGTAAAAAATGTGGGTATCGAAACTGCTGCAAACGTTATTGTAACCATCTCTACCGAAGACGAATACATTACTATTACTAATGCTACCGCTAATTATGGCGACATCGAACCTGATGGTGTTGCAACGGTTACCGATGGTTTTGCTTTTGACGTAGCCGAAAACCTGCCCGATGGCCACGGCGTGCTGCTGAACGTTTCGGCCAGCGATGGCACCGACAACTGGGCAAGTACAGTGGTTATCCCCGGTCATGCACCAAAACTTTCTTTAAACGGATATTCGATAAATGATGCTTCGGGAAACAACAATGGCTTCCTTGATCCGGGCGAAACTGTCGAAATGACCGTAAACGTGATCAACAAAGGATCTGCTGATGCTTACACTGTTGTTGCAAGCCTCCTTAGCACCGATCCTATGCTTTCGGTTTTATCTGCCGATCCCCAGGAAATTGGTGATTTAGTGCCCAGTGCTACCGGCTTGGCTGTATTTACCGTTTCTGCCGATCCGACTATTGTTCCCGGGTATTTGGGTGAGCTTTTACTTACATTAAATGCCGATTTTAATATTGAACAGGAAGACGTGGTGCTCATTCCATTTACCGATTATTGTGATGCATCAACCTCCAACCAGGATGAATATATTTCAAAAGTTGTTTTGGGTGAGATAAATAATTCGAGTAGCTGGCAGGGTGGCGTTGCTGATTATAGAGACATTACCACCACGCTCGAACCTGGCGTGGCCGAAGCTATTACTGTTACAAACGGAAATGCATGGTCGAGCGACAAGGTTACAGTTTGGATCGACTGGAATATGGATAAGGAGCTGGGAAATAATCCTGAGGAAACCTACGTGCTGACCAGTAATGGCTCGGGGCAAACCTTTACCGGAAACATTACTCCTCCGGCCGATCAGCAAGGCGGGCAATACCGCATGCGGGTAAGGATGACTTATAGCACTGCCCCCGTACCTTGTGGCAACTCATCTTATGGCGAAGTTGAAGACTATACCGTTATTATCGAACAAGGTATGACCGCAAACTTCAATGCGAATAATACTGAAATCTGCCAAGACCTCGAAGTTACGTTTACCGATTACTCATCTGGTGGAATAGACGAATGGTATTGGGAATTTGAAGGTGGAACACCGGCAACCTCTGCCGAGGAAAATCCGACGGTAATGTACGAAGAAGGCGGTACCTTCGACGTAACCCTTACCATTACAGGTGCGCAGGGCAGCAGCGTCATCACTAAACCGGATTACATCCATGTGATAGATAAACCTGACGATGCCGGCGACATCTTTGGCAGCATGCAAACCTGCCAGGGCTACGAAGAAACCTTTGCGGTGAGTGAAATCGAATATGCTGATAATTATAACTGGGTGCTTGTTCCCGCCGAGGCCGGCGAAGTAACCGCAACGGATAACGCAATAACCATCCTCATCAGCCTGGAATATGAAGGCGATGCTTCCCTTAAAGTATGTGGTAGCAACGACTGCGGCGAAGGTGCTTGGAGCGAGGATTTCGTTTTCTCCATCAATACCTGCGTAGGAATTTTTGATGGTCAAACATCAGCACAGGCCACGATTTATCCCAATCCGGGCGAAGGACTTTTTACCCTTGAGCTTAACGGCAACGACGTGGTACAACTGCAAGTAGTCAACGCCATTGGTGAAATAGTATATAAGGTTTCGGATGTAAAAGTTGATGGTCATCTTGCCACCGACATCAACCTGAACGGATTTGCTGAAGGTGTTTATTTCCTGAAAATCGACGGCAACACCATGCATGAATTCCAAAAAATCGTCATTACACGATAG